A single window of Oreochromis aureus strain Israel breed Guangdong linkage group 7, ZZ_aureus, whole genome shotgun sequence DNA harbors:
- the LOC116326330 gene encoding ADP-ribosylation factor-like protein 2-binding protein isoform X1, translating into MGRKGAQSSFVASVTALRTVVSCLTDMDIREPDIRSCGDNMVNVFDTDEEHFAVSSSSAADTAFDGVIGCIEDIIMEDDFQQLQQIFMEKHYCEFDDSDENKLSYTPIFNEYIDLLEKYLEQQLMERIPGFNMDTFKELLMQHKEEVSGDIFDMLLTFTDFMAFKEMFLQYRAEKEGQCPDLSQGLVVTSLNLGGSKHADFNESQ; encoded by the exons ATGGGGCGCAAGGGCGCACAAAGTTCATTCGTTGCCTCGGTAACAGCGTTGCGTACAGTAGTGAGCTGTTTAACCGACATGGACATCAGGGAGCCGG ATATCCGGAGTTGTGGAGACAACATGGTAAATGTGTTCGACACGGACGAGGAGCACTTTGCTGTTTCCAG TTCCTCAGCTGCAGACACGGCCTTCGATGGAGTTATTGGCTGCATAGAGGACATCATCATGG AGGACGACTTCCAGCAGCTTCAGCAGATTTTCATGGAAAAACATTACTGTGAGTTCGATGACTCTGATGAGAACAAGCTCAGCTACACGCCCATCTTTAATGAATAT ATTGACCTGCTGGAAAAATACCTGGAGCAGCAGCTGATGGAGAGGATTCCCGGCTTCAACATGGACACCTTTAAAGAGTTACTCAT GCAGCACAAAGAGGAAGTGTCAGGTGACATCTTTGACATGTTGCTGACGTTCACTGACTTCATGGCTTTCAAGGAGATGTTTCTGCAATACAGAGCT GAAAAGGAGGGCCAGTGTCCAGACCTGAGTCAGGGACTTGTGGTCACATCTCTAAACCTTGGAGGCTCCAAGCATGCTGACTTTAATGAATCTCAGTGA
- the LOC116326330 gene encoding ADP-ribosylation factor-like protein 2-binding protein isoform X2 — protein MVNVFDTDEEHFAVSSSSAADTAFDGVIGCIEDIIMEDDFQQLQQIFMEKHYCEFDDSDENKLSYTPIFNEYIDLLEKYLEQQLMERIPGFNMDTFKELLMQHKEEVSGDIFDMLLTFTDFMAFKEMFLQYRAEKEGQCPDLSQGLVVTSLNLGGSKHADFNESQ, from the exons ATGGTAAATGTGTTCGACACGGACGAGGAGCACTTTGCTGTTTCCAG TTCCTCAGCTGCAGACACGGCCTTCGATGGAGTTATTGGCTGCATAGAGGACATCATCATGG AGGACGACTTCCAGCAGCTTCAGCAGATTTTCATGGAAAAACATTACTGTGAGTTCGATGACTCTGATGAGAACAAGCTCAGCTACACGCCCATCTTTAATGAATAT ATTGACCTGCTGGAAAAATACCTGGAGCAGCAGCTGATGGAGAGGATTCCCGGCTTCAACATGGACACCTTTAAAGAGTTACTCAT GCAGCACAAAGAGGAAGTGTCAGGTGACATCTTTGACATGTTGCTGACGTTCACTGACTTCATGGCTTTCAAGGAGATGTTTCTGCAATACAGAGCT GAAAAGGAGGGCCAGTGTCCAGACCTGAGTCAGGGACTTGTGGTCACATCTCTAAACCTTGGAGGCTCCAAGCATGCTGACTTTAATGAATCTCAGTGA
- the LOC116333335 gene encoding plasmolipin: MADFPSKVTTETSVPNSQNSHGGNSIRGLAGSVSSRVDFSFIRSIPAMLMIAEIVFGLLHWALIAGTSIVGGAYGWVLFVAITLWILTTILFFIILFGVTQKLPAVPWPLTVMVYFSAATVLYLTAFITNAAYVPHHMTPYYGHLAAAAFFGAAVTLVYGASAFFSYFDWKGDGGNAATNTVPT, from the exons ATGGCAGACTTCCCATCCAAAGTTACCACAGAGACCAGCGTCCCTAACTCCCAGAACTCCCACGGTGGGAACAGCATCCGAGGGCTGGCTGGAAGCGTATCCTCCAGGGTGGACTTTTCATTTATTCGAAGCATCCCAGCTATGCTGATGATTGCTGAAATT GTTTTTGGGCTGCTCCACTGGGCGCTGATAGCAGGCACCTCTATAGTGGGAGGAGCATATGGCTGGGTATTGTTTGTCGCCATCACTCTGTGGATCCTCACCACCatcctcttcttcatcatccTGTTTGGTGTCACACAAAAATTGCCCGCCGTCCCATGGCCCCTGACG GTGATGGTGTATTTTAGTGCAGCCACAGTCCTCTATCTCACTGCTTTCATCACCAACGCAGCTTATGTGCCCCACCACATGACCCCTTACTATGGACATTTGGCAGCTGCTGCA TTCTTCGGTGCTGCGGTGACCTTGGTGTACGGGGCCAGTGCTTTCTTCTCCTACTTTGACTGGAAGGGGGACGGAGGAAACGCTGCCACCAACACAGTGCCGACTTAA